The following is a genomic window from Garra rufa chromosome 4, GarRuf1.0, whole genome shotgun sequence.
CTTTTGTGATAGAATGCTTTTGTTTTTGCTTATTTGTAATTGAATGTGAATATAAATCAACATAAGTACACAAGTATAAACTGAAATACCAGGTTAAAACTTCTTGTCTAGTGAAATAGAACTCACATTCCAGGTCTGGTTCTTTTCCTGTTAGGTACCGAACGACAGCCTGAAACTGTGTCAGTTTGCGGTGATGTGGATCGATGTCAGTCTCACAGTATGTCCTGAAATATCAAATACCATCAGATTAGAGTATGTTCTGTCATTTCAGATGTTAAAAACAGTCTAATATGGTCGTTGATAACACCTACCATTCATTAGCAATAGTAACATCAGAAGCAGTCAGGTCATGTAGGCCTTTAAACAGGAAAACAACAGCTGAGAGGAATTACAAACAGAGGCAGGCAAATGATCTTTATTTTGCAGGTACTAATCTGAAAGTCTTTACCTTCTTCAACTGAAACATTTCCGATGAAAACATTCTTCCCGTGACCTCTGGTAAGTACAATTCCAAGACTGATAACAGAAACACACAATATTAGTCCAGAAGTCTCACACTTAACAGAGAtttatatgtgacactggaccacaaaccagtctttCGTAGCATGAATATATTTGTGACAATAGCCAAAAATCCATTGTATAAgtcaaaatgactgatttttcttttatgccaaaaatcattaggacattaagtaaaaaatcatgttccatgaagatatttagtcaatttcttattgtaaatatatcaaaactatttCTGAttagcaatatgtgaccctggaccacaaaaccagtcataaggttaaattttacaaaactgagatatatacatcatatgaaagctcaataaataagctttctattgatatatggtttgttaggataggacaatatttggccgagatacatctatttgaaaatctgaaatctaagggtgcaaaaaataaaaatactgagaaaatcacctttaaatttctccaaattaagttcttaacaatgcatattactaatcaaaaattacatttggataggtttacagtaggaattttacaaaaaatcttcatggaacatgatctttacttaatttcctaattatttttgacataaaagaaaaatcaataattttgacccatgcaatgtatttttggctattgctacaaatataccccagcgacttaagactggttttgtggtccagggtcacatatgcattgctaagaactttattacgacaactttaaaggcgattttctcaatattttttgcactctcagattgcagattttcaaatggttgtatcttggccaaatattgtcctatcctaacaaaccatacatcaatggaaagtttttttttattcatctcaaCACTTAGTTTTGTGGTCCTAGGTCACAAATATGTTTAAATCACTACTCACCTGAATGGAGTTTCattaatggtagtgtaaaaatattcatttttcagGAAAACAACTCTTTTCTGAGAAGGGAAGATATCAGCATGTAAGTATAACAGTCACAGTAGTTTATTATGAGATGAAAAAGTAAACCTAACTTTAGCTGAGAAACGAATTAAAGGTCAAAATCAACTCACTCCTTTCTCTACTGTTGCTCTGACGTCCAGAGAGAGTGTCCCACTTTCCCCTTTTACCATCGCTGTTCTCAACTAGAGgatcaaaacacacaaacacctcGAAGCGATTGATCTAAAAATGGTGTGATGAGAGTGTGTGGATGTTTATttatgtgaatgtgtgtgttgtTCCACTTACTGTGTCTTCTGTGTCTTCCCACTCAACCTCTGACAGATCCACACTGTTATAATTCGGCTTTGGCCTCAGTTTCTTACCATCTTTATACTAACACAAAGTATAGAAAACAACGTTAATGTGATCCAAAACTAATAACACAATGTAATCAGCTCTTATATACAATCTCTAAAGGGAATATTGTGGAGCTCACCAAGGGTCGAAGGTCAGGATGAGAGAGTATATAGCCATTATTAGTATTTAAGAATGCATAGCCGTGAACTCCCAGCTAAAACAGTAAAGAAAAGAGTCAAAACACTGAATAATTAAGTAAAATCACATGTATTATTAAGTCTAAATAAGTCTAAATGGTCAGTAATCACTCTTATCTCATAGATAAAGCCTACCCAATAAAAGAAAAGATATTAAATTATTGACATAAGACATTATGAGGGCACCTTGTATCGAGGAGTCAATCTCATGAGCTCTTTTAAGGGGACATCAGTGCCAACCACACCAAGGAGGATCCCATGAGACAGCTACACACAAGAAAGAGCAAATTTAGAATAATGAACAATACAAATCTCTAATcaaattttaatttgatttgacCACCAAAAAACCTAATTTTTAATAGAAACGAATGAATTGAACTGTATTGAAAgataatataatgtataaatggTTAGAAACGTaaactatttaaatattaataacacCTGTCAAAGACACATCAGCTATTGATTACTTCTGGCTGGTTATATAAGCGCGTTCCCGAGCTCATTTCGTCGTCAGGCGCGGGAAAGCCGTTTGTGAGGAAATGTCGCCTGAGCGTGTTATTTACAAACCTTATCGCCTTTTAGGTACAAAAGTCGGGTTATACATTCAAAATGTAGCCGTATATATTCGACAAACATGTTGAGAgtgttatatattataaatttaatGGTTTTGTTGGATTATATGAGAGTTAATGCTTTACTAGCGATGATTTATAAACAAGGATGTGACTAGCTTCCTTCCAGTATATTGTACATTATCCCAGTTCCCAGTATCACGAACTCCCAGTGTAACTGGAAAACGCTACATTAAcaagtaaaaataactaaatattgaGCATTTTGATTCATCCCAATGATTCGACTCACTAAAAAGAGTCGTTCAGTTGCCTTTCTGCAGCTGCAGTGTttttgaatcatttcattcaaaacCTGTCTTTATTATTATCCTCATTATTTATTCAAACaagttttatcttttatttttcctttatttAGGTCATGGCTTTTATCATGACAACAACAGTAATAacttttagcatttttattatgCATTTCATTTTTACCCATTCACATTTCTTTCATCCCTCTTGTTGAATAACTGAATTACATGATGAACtgaataaaatagattttttttgtgtgtgaagcTACACTTTGCCTTAATATTAGGCAGGTCAGGAGTCATTTCAGAGAGAGCTGAAGCTTTTAAGTTTAAGTGTTTTTGGTAACTCACCGTTTCTTCTTTCTTGCTGAACACAGGCATAGCCACAGAGGTCATCAACAGCAAACTCTGAGCTTGTGTGTTAAAAAGCTGAAAGAcgagagagacagagaggaagagagagacgACATAGACTGAACTGATGGTAAATCCCAGCAAGGCCTGTGAAGTGGACAGCAAGCTGAACAAGACCATAGATTACTTCCATCAAAAGCAGGAGCTTCTCTGGTAGGTGGAATCAGTTTCTTATTGTTCTACCAAACACAACCAGagtttttaaagaatttataTCAATTTCCTGAGGGAGTAGAGCCAAATAGTTGAGCCAAACCCATCTGCTACAAGACAGATCATAGTCTAAGAGACCTTATTTTCAAGTAGTGTACTTACTGTCTATTGCCTTTGTAGGACAGTGTAGTCATCTCAAAATCCCACATAATTCTTTAGAAACCTCTCCATTTCCACAGAATTCAAATCTTACACATTGAAATTAGCCCTCTCAGCTCTATGTAACACACTTACCATATTTAAATCCACATAATCGATGCAGAAATTGCGTGTAGCACCTTTGTGAAAATTATTTGGCCTAAACCTGCATATCACTTtcaatttttgagtgaaaatcTACCAGATGTTTGATTACACTAAAACCTTCACAGGTATCAGAACTTCTAATTGCAACTAAATTCTATTTAACAAGGAACTTTAAGGAACTAAATTGCCAGAACACATGAACTACTGCATTTAGGTGTACAGGATCATTTTTGATCTACTGCGGAGAATGTAATAGTTTACCTCAGCTGTATTGGGTAGCTGAAATGGGATGACAGACATAATAGAGTAACAGACGTAATGAGATCATGTTCTGCTAATGAAATTACAATATGAAATGTTCAAGATTAATGAAGGCAAAAATGATCAATATGACGTTTTCGGACAAAATGCAACATGACTGATGTCTACAAAAGAAAAGAGAGAGTGAACGATAAAAGGTAAGCGGCTCACCACACTGTCCATGTAAGCCTCTGTCCAAATTATGTCATGGTCATGGTTGATGACCATTGGCCTGCTCAGCACATGAAGATACTCCATCACATTCTCTTGTACATCCGCCAGAGTAGAGATATGAGTGTAGTAACCTAATTACAAGCACACAAAAACAACAGTAATGAGAACATGTGATTGATTTATTGATCGGTTACCAGCAGAGGGCATAACTGTCACACAATTTAATTACAATTCTATTAGAACAGCTTGTGGAAAGAACAGAaatatcaagattttttttttaaattgtcgcTTCCAGGTTTGAAGAAGGAAGGTAAATTAATAAAAGCTAAAAAGTCATGAACATTTCTACTGTCAGTTTAATTTTGCACAAGTCTGTCAAACTGCCTTTTGTGATCAGTGTTGTCATTGTTAGTTTTAGAACTATATAAAAACATGgtaattaaaatgaaattgaaataaagcaaaatatatattacactttaataaaaatcaattaaacttttaaataaattaaagttttttttacaagttttgTACTACTAAATCTAAAATTGGGAAAATAAATTAGTTAacaatatattgaaatataaaaaataaaataaaaaatgtcaaaatgaaaAAAAGCATTGAAGAAAGTTAGTAAAATCAAAAGTAGTTAGttagtaaaaataaaaactgaagttaaactaccagtcagaagtttttaagtaagtaatattttaaatattttctatttgaatatattttaaaatgtaatttatgtatttttttgtctaattaatttgtctaatattctgatttgctgctcaaaaacatttattattattattattattattattattattattatgctgtaaacagctgagtagatttttttcaggtttctttgatgaatagaaagcatttatctgaaatagaaatcttttgtaacattagaaatgttaaaaaaaataatatactgatgccaagcttttgaatggtatagtgtataatgttacaaaagctttttatttcagataaatgctttctattcatcaaagaatcctaaaacaatggactcaactgtttcaaatgctgatgataataataataatacatgtttcttaaacagcaaatcagcatattagaatgatttctgaaggatcatatgacacttaaGACActaaagagtaatgatgctaataatttagctttgatcacagaaataaattacatttcatatattcaaatagataagttattttaaataaatagtaaaaaaatatttcaaaattgcacactttttgctctactttggatcaaataaatgcaggcttggtgagcagaagagacttctttaaaaacattaaaaatcttaatgttcaaaaacttttgactggtagcgtatatataaaaataaaaagttatttttaaaatattaataaatattgtagTTGTGTATAAATAATGCTATATGTTTTAACTATAGTGCTCAGAAAAAAACAACGGTTTAGGAAACACTGGAAAGAAAGTCAGTATGCATTATAAATATTGTACAAAGTGTGCACAGTTTCCTTACAAATAAtagatgtgactagctcaggtcGTTTCCAATAATCCTCTGTTTTAATTAAGGTAGATCTCACCTTTATTGTTGCATGCAATCCATTTGACATTGTTAGCAAATGTTAGCTCTCGTCCAATCAGATACGTGAACACGCGCACCTGTTTGAGAGCATATTGTTTTATCAGATTATGCACACATGTTAAGCATGTATCCATAGTGACTCtctatgtgtttgtgtgtatttggTACCTTGCGTTCTGGCCAATTGAACTCCTCAAACACCTGCTGAAAATCTTCCATGGCTCCATCGGTGATCAACATAATTGCCTGGTTACATAAACTACCCCTGCCTTCTGCTGCTgcctacacacacaaacaaactttTGATATAGCAATATTTCCATATGGATATACTGTGTATTCATCCCCTCAAACACTAACTCTTACCTCGTTGAGAATCTTGAAGGACTCTTTTATGGCTTTCTTCACCTTTCCTTCACCCTTCACCTGCAACTCTTCCACCAAAAGTTTGAAGTGCTAGAAATAAATAGGATGAATGAATGCAGTAATTATTAAAATCTCAACTGAATCGACTGCTCTGTGCAAGTAAAGAAAACATTACCTCACGGTTATCAAGGTCGGCCTGTACCAGTGTGCCTTTAAAACAGGGCTCTACATACCGGACATAATCACTGTACTAGAAAGAGAGAAAATATTAGGTgttatttatattgttattattaatattaggtGTACTGATGTCTTTaggaaataatttttttcctaatatttaaccattgacaaAAGCCATTCAACATTAAAGTATAATTAAGAGCTATCAGTTTTAACATTTACtaaatgttgaaaaaatgaaaaacttgaaaaaataacaacttctaatttaagtgaacttaaaacaatcttcacataaacccattatttacctgtgccTTTCAGCAAGTGGAAAATATACAGAAACTAAAAGTTAGCAAACACTAAGAACTAAATTAAATATCCTTAAAGCTACgaaagttattgatttcctcttttttcttttattctttcttaacagacatcacagcagcttggtttttaggttatttggctgctattactttaagagctgccgttGCTGAAAGTAATGCCATTAAATTggaaaaattaatcattttgacagcactagttcAAAGTCAAGTTTAGGCAACAAAGCCTTTGTTGCACAACATCAAAAGCACTCTGTAGTGAGGACACTACATTACACGCTTAGTGTAATTTAGGTGCGCTACAATAAAtcagtgtcatcagcataaaaaaagaaaattaacattactaataatattactaaaattaaagtcaaggttattaatgtaaataataaaaaagaggcCCCAAAACAGAGCCCCGAGGAACACCCCTCACATTGTGATCTGCAATGGTCCAGATGAGTGTAGAGGATTTTTGTTCTTACCGCAATGACGTTGACAAAGTCGTTTTCACCAAGTGTGTCTAGAATGGTGTTGATGGTGTGTTTAGCAATGGTGAGCCGTAAACCCTTCATACTTCCGCTAATGTCCACAGCAATAATGATGTCTTTGGGAGACGTGGCTGCCTGGATGTACCTgagaaggagaaaaaaaaactgaaatgttcgcctaatttttaaagaaatactaACAATCAGTTTTGTTGACTACAACTATTAAAAATGGTTTAATTTTAGtgaaataatgctgaaaaataaatattaaatattagatgaaaaacctaAACTTAAGCAATATTAGAAATGTTGGcaatacatacattttaattactaaaattactaaaactgaaacaacataaataaaagctaaagaGTAGTGCTGTCAGTCGATAAAAAAAACGATTAAGAAAAcaaattaatcacacatttttctgaaattaattattcccacctaacattaaagtttttaattataattttatattgtaGTACCGTATATTGACCCGaatataagactttttttttcttcttggaaATACATCTGAAAAAACACATTCGTCTTATATTCAGGGTCTAGACTTTGACATGTCAATAATACACCTAAAACTATATGTGGCGCCAAATTCGCGTAAAACCAGTGTGCCAAGAAATACGTAATGTAATGTTTGTCCATAATGTTAGAGCAATGCGattgaaaacaaaagaaaaagaaaagcttACAGCAGCATGAGTCTTGACGGTCATGTTAGCCTGATGGAACCAAACTTCCTCTGTAAGTGATTTTAAAACGTCAGACAGTACTCAGATTTGAAGACTCTTAATGAAATGTTGGTTGGCTACTATGAGATGACCTGATATTTTTATGGTGTATCAAAAagtgtatattttttattgttggtGCATTTTACCAGTATTTAgcacactttaaaaataaaaactaaaaaaggaaaaatatgcaatataaactaattaaagatttttttcccttaataaaacacaagatttggttttcaaaaagttttttttccaaAAGGTACATTTTTTCCAAAAGGTACATTTTAAAAAAGGGGGTCGGCTTATATTAAAGATTTTTTTCCCTTAATAAAACACAAGATTTGgttttcaaaaagtttttttttccaaaaggtACATTTTAAAAAAGGGGGTCGTCTTATAACCAGGGTCGGCTTATATTTGGGTCAATATGGTAATTTCATATTCAGTCTTCAAATTAAtgtataaacaacaacaaaaaaagacagTACAATCTTagaatttgttaattttttttatgactgaaggtgagttattgatgtctctaggaaattgttcttttttcctaatatttaacaattgactatagccattcaacattacagtataattgagagctatcaattttaacatttgttagacttaaaaaaaaactttgttcttCAGCAAGTAGGAcatatacagaaattgaattgagatatcaaacactaaatacttAATTAAAAATAGATGATTCCTTAAAGGCACCTTTTGTTCTTTAATtaatagacatcacagcagctgggttatttggctgctattactctAAGAGCTGCCACTACTAAACGTGTTGCAGATCTGACACGCATGCGCATAATgttttaatatgaaatgatacgTGCTTTTGAAGCACATGTGCTACGAACACAGTATACCAGCTAACAGGACAGATAAATTCGtatttactgacatatggcctgACAACTGTCACTGTCGTTTAACTGAAGCTGCTTAGTCACCTGTACCTTTCCCTCGCTCGTTAGACTAGCACTTGGTACTGAAGTGAAGTTGGAGTGTGTATCTGAAAAGTCTCCCATTTGATGTGGTCATAAAGTCATGTGCGTCTAAATAAACACTTCTTTTCAAGAAAAGAGACAGAAGCTGGAAAAATGAATTGCCTGtttttaaaattactaaaacaaattcaaattaaaatgaaaactgattcTAAAAATAGAAGTTCAAAATACGAATAAATACTAAAGTAGTTTATAAATACTACAATAACACTAGCTCAGATGACCACAGACAAACACTCGAGACCTTTCACAGTAATAATTCCTCAACCGGATAACAGTGTGTGAAATCTCATCTACGTAATGTTCTGAGAGAAGGAAGTAATGAGATCACCATAAGAAGGTGACAGAGAGACTGAAACTTAAGACTGAACATTCCAGTAGTAGTCTGCTATTCACATTTTGAATTAGCTTACTTGTGTTTATTTAACTTATTAATATAACAGAACTACTCAAATTACATAAACGCAGCACAGTGATTACTTTAGCTGTTCAGATATAGGAACGTAACACAAGACAACGGGCCTGTACTTTGCGTTCGTTACTGCTAAAGGGATTGTGAGCATTAGCTGTAATAGTGTTAGTCCTGGCAGAAGGTGTTTGAGGAAACTGGGCAGATGCAGCAAGTCAGTCACGGAAAGGAATAAAGATTAAAATCTTGCACTGAGATCAGACCTGCAGCCCTTTGACCCTGGACTGCAGCCAAATCACTAATCTTGATGTCCCTCTTGAGTTCTTAATGGTTAATAGAGGTGAAAAACATCTATCACACTCAGTAATCCAACATTTGTTGCAGTTTTGAACCTATACTCACCAGTTGCGATTCCTGCCATCAAAAGTGACTACTCCATTTTCATCAGGTGTCCACTTGATACCTTAAAGAGTATAGAAATAGATATGATTACAGTCTCTTTTCCATGCGAGAGAGGGATTTATTTGTTCATGTGTGTGAGATCTAGGAGGCTTGAGTTTATCGGTTTTGTTACTGTGTCAATAGTGTGATGACATGATGATGAATGAGAGAGGCAGAGAGAAGAGCCTGAGTCACTGTCACCACTAATTACACCAGTAATTCCATGTCAGTCAGACTCTCAACTCTCTGTCTGAAAAATGCATGTTCAAACGCTGTAATTTATGTGTGCTATGTTTCATCCCGTAACTTGCAATGGTGCATTTGAAGTAGTAAGGCTGTTGTGTAAAGATTACCAGGGTAAAGTCTGAAAAATCCTGTTGAGCTGCCGAAGTACTGCCAGGTTAGAGTCGGGTCCTTTTCAAAGTTACTGGTAAAAATGTCATTCAGCGCTTCTGACATAAAAACCTGGTTCAGAATATCAGGATCTGGAAGACAAATTGAGATTTGCTTTATCTTTTTCTAATTAGGGATGAAAGTGGACTGTTTCATTTCTGCATCTTACCTTTGTTATAGACATTGGTGGGCACTTGTATGACACTTTGCTGGGTACTGACAGGCAGTTTGTTGAAGTGTTCATTCGGTTCCAGAGGAAATTCACCCCCCAGATCCACAAAGTTCCCATCCTCATCCAGTGTGTTAATCATCATGGAATTGTAGTAGTCAAACTGCAGAAAAACTAATTAATTTGAATATAGATCGAGGGATGGATAGAAGCTTAAGGAGATGGAAGAATGGATAGACAGCTCACCTGTAATGTTGCATTATATTCATGATAAAGATCTGCATCTTCTACTGTCTCTGCCATTCTCTATATatcaaaacaaacataaaaaaaaaaaattcaggagaTGACTTTCTTATtgaaaactgaaatgattccataaCAAATCATTTTGATAGGAAGACATTTATAAACACTGATATCTCTGACCTTGACGGATTTCATCTTTCTGCCCAGCATGTTCTCCATATCTTCAGCAAATTCCTTCACCATCTTTAAACCATCCACTTCCTGCATCTTGACTATGGGCTCCACATCTTTATATTTCTACAGACACATACATTTACTTTAATAAAGAGGTACCATGCcatagtttttttagtttttaatataaagctaattaatattaatatagacTAGTGGGGTAGGCTGTTATAATTCTAATTAGCTTTACCCTACTCCTAAAAGATACGTTTTtccattaaaaaacatatttgaaaacagatttaaagggatagttcacccatcctaggtgtatatgactttcttctttcagacgaatacaatcagagttataaaatgtcctggctcttccaatatttataatggcagtgaatgggtgttgagattttgaaacccaaaaaagtgtccatccatcattaaaagtGCTCCAAACGGCTCTGTGGGTTAATAAAGGGCTTCTAAAGTGAAGCGAtgtatttgtgtaagaaaaatatttaaaactgcgAGAACCGAGTTTTGTTTACAGCCAAGGAAAACCagcctcctcttggcttatatcgaaatcatccaacatttttctttgcaTATCCTTGTTTTTTACTTCTGATTCATGAgagatgttttgttttgctctctcttcCCCGTgacttctcaccggagcttacgcaATGCCTTAGTCATGTTATCTGCTGGAACGCTACTCTCTCATGAACGCGTGTACAACAGTtaacggaagctagagattacagtttataaagctttaaatatggatattttttttacacaaacacatcgattcacttcagaaggcctttattaaccccctgaagCCATAtggcatttttttaattatagatggatgcacttttttggacttcaaaatctcaacacccattcactgccattataaagcttaaaagagccaggacatttgtaatataactcagattgtatttgtctgaaaaaagatgaaaagaagtcatatacacctaggatggcttgagggtgagtaaattaataatatgaaGAATAATAAGAAGATGTTGAAGAGGTAGAATTTCATTTTATAAAGCACCTAGGTCACTTTGCAATACAGAGGAATGATAAGCATCACAGCAATTCACAAACATGCTGTTTCTGTAATACACTGTTTTGCAATGCACTGTTGAAGTCAGAATTCAGAAAACAATAAACAGCAGATCACTTTGATAACCGCAAAAGCAAAGGCCAAGTTCTACATCATTGTTCAGTATCAAAGGCCAACATTGAGCAGAATCTCAATCTGTGTCCAAAGCAATGAGTCCTGCTCTCTGCACATAGAGGCCAGGAGGAAGCAGGAGGTCAGACAGGGATAATCCACCTCCACACAACACACTGTAAGAGTACCAGGCTTTATTCTGAGCTTAGATTAGAGACACAAAaacaaaaggggaaaaaaaacgaGAGAAAAAGAATAGAGGGAGGAGGAGATGCAGCAGTCTGGGAAGGTTAATCCTCTTCCTGCCTCACTGTTTCAGGCACATCCTGCTGTTGTGCTCCACTAATAAAGGCCCTTAAGGTGAAAGAACGCCCACATATTCAGGTCAGATATAAACTGGTCGTTATATGACTCTCTGGTAGGCAGATGGGGCTGCTTATAGGCTGGCACCGGGTCTATGGTTAACAGTACAAAGTAATGTTAATTAGAGTGTAGTGTAAATTCAAACAGATGTCAGATAACTAAACACAGCTGCATCTGACATTTACTAGCAGTTAGTGATTTACGGATAAAATCTGCTTTCTCTGCAGATTATCAGACAATAGCAGAAATATCTCTGATTGCTTTGGGGATAAAATCAGATTTTCATCTTCTACTGTCTCCATAGACAAACCTTCTGTAAGAGTTGAGCGCCTG
Proteins encoded in this region:
- the cacna2d4a gene encoding voltage-dependent calcium channel subunit alpha-2/delta-4 — its product is MDRMRSITLLWVLISTWTIQTQAQMRIPPETVQQWAETFGKQLLALSNRYSGAQLLQKKYKDVEPIVKMQEVDGLKMVKEFAEDMENMLGRKMKSVKRMAETVEDADLYHEYNATLQFDYYNSMMINTLDEDGNFVDLGGEFPLEPNEHFNKLPVSTQQSVIQVPTNVYNKDPDILNQVFMSEALNDIFTSNFEKDPTLTWQYFGSSTGFFRLYPGIKWTPDENGVVTFDGRNRNWYIQAATSPKDIIIAVDISGSMKGLRLTIAKHTINTILDTLGENDFVNVIAYSDYVRYVEPCFKGTLVQADLDNREHFKLLVEELQVKGEGKVKKAIKESFKILNEAAAEGRGSLCNQAIMLITDGAMEDFQQVFEEFNWPERKVRVFTYLIGRELTFANNVKWIACNNKGYYTHISTLADVQENVMEYLHVLSRPMVINHDHDIIWTEAYMDSVLPNTAELFNTQAQSLLLMTSVAMPVFSKKEETLSHGILLGVVGTDVPLKELMRLTPRYKLGVHGYAFLNTNNGYILSHPDLRPLYKDGKKLRPKPNYNSVDLSEVEWEDTEDTLRTAMVKGESGTLSLDVRATVEKGKRVVFLKNEYFYTTINETPFSLGIVLTRGHGKNVFIGNVSVEEGLHDLTASDVTIANEWTYCETDIDPHHRKLTQFQAVVRYLTGKEPDLECDERLLQQTLFDAVVTAPMEAYWTALLLNASGIDGGVETAFLGTRSGLMRMIRYVGVEKRVAKKFLSPSDKENIFTLDHFPVWYRRAAENPAGQFLYYVPIGDSTQVDGRFVIAVTSVTVSVNKKTAVAGAIGVQISLEMLEKRIWSITTQGNDTDCSGVEGLCPLSCTDNADVNCYVMDSNGFIIISKDRTDVGRFLGEIDGSVMSQLLKMGMFKRVLLYDYQAMCKVNPHSASGARPLLSPFYNLLAALKWFLSNFLLFLLDFNFYSLWHSDPFAEAKTLFHASSKKSKGGILQPCDTEYPSFVYEPSIKESNSLIKCGRCQKVFVINQIPESNLLLVVIQADCDCSRQYGPITMEPKEVKYNASVKCDRMRSQKIRRRPESCHAYHPQENAKDCGGAVAISLSIMLFLACLSVSALIRR